From one Streptomyces sp. Q6 genomic stretch:
- a CDS encoding response regulator transcription factor: MSQSRGFSADRPVRILLLDDHEVVRRGLRDLLGAEPDMEVVGEAATAAQAIARGPALRPDVAVLDVRLPDGDGITCCRELRVLLPELSCLMLTSFDDDDALLDAIMAGAAGYVLKQIKGSDLVSAVRTVASGQSMLDPATTARLMRSLRGPENAEPTDDAPVGDGIAELTAREREILALVGEGLTNRQIGQRLYLSEKTVKNNISRLLAKLGVERRIQAAVLASRLPPAEPR; the protein is encoded by the coding sequence ATGTCTCAGTCACGTGGCTTCTCGGCGGACCGTCCCGTCCGCATCCTCCTCCTCGACGATCACGAAGTGGTCCGCCGCGGCCTGCGTGACCTCCTCGGCGCCGAACCCGACATGGAGGTCGTCGGCGAGGCGGCCACCGCCGCGCAGGCCATCGCCCGGGGGCCCGCGCTCCGCCCCGACGTCGCCGTCCTCGACGTCCGTCTGCCCGACGGCGACGGCATCACCTGCTGTCGCGAACTGCGCGTCCTGCTGCCGGAGTTGAGCTGCCTCATGCTGACGTCGTTCGACGACGACGACGCGCTGCTCGACGCGATCATGGCGGGGGCGGCCGGATACGTCCTCAAGCAGATCAAGGGCTCCGACCTGGTCTCCGCGGTCCGCACCGTCGCTTCGGGGCAGTCCATGCTCGACCCCGCGACGACCGCGCGGCTGATGCGCAGCCTGCGCGGACCCGAGAACGCCGAACCGACCGACGACGCCCCCGTCGGGGACGGGATCGCCGAACTCACCGCACGCGAACGGGAGATTCTCGCGCTCGTGGGGGAGGGGCTGACCAACCGGCAGATCGGGCAGCGGCTCTACCTGTCCGAGAAGACGGTCAAGAACAACATCTCGCGGCTGCTCGCCAAGCTGGGCGTCGAGCGCCGTATCCAGGCGGCGGTCCTGGCGAGCCGACTGCCACCGGCCGAGCCGCGCTAG
- a CDS encoding GAF domain-containing protein, protein MGEDGAQGPGPLPRLRLDELLEELQVRIDAVRGTRNRLQGLLEAVLSVGQELNLSQVLRRIVEAAVVLVDAEYGALGVIGEDRRKLSQFLPVGISDALRTEIGDLPSGHGLLGELIRHPEPLRLSELADHPASSGFPPHHPPMHTFVGVPIRVRDAVFGNLYLTEKRGEGDFDDEDLAVLQTLGAAAGVAIENARLYEEVQLRERWMRLSAEFTGSLLSGTEETQVLRMMVERAREIATADLGVVALVVPGRDELHESLALGRSAAAHHDVRLPRTGTFAGAALAAGELVTSDDIRKDPRITYQPSRWDGLGAAVAVPIGTRDGMRGVLMLARRAEETPFSAAELTPLVSFAGQAALALELAERRRDAEQMSLLEDRDRIARDLHDLAIQRLFATGMTLQSAQRFVQHPEAAERLMRAVDDLDTTIKIIRSTIFGLREREAPKSGAGLRVRTVRAVEEAAQVLGFTPALRMEGLIDVDVPGAVADDVLAVLGEALTNVARHAAASSVEVALSVRDSAVTLAVEDDGVGIADAKDGHRSGLANLAARATRRGGTLTTTARDGGGTRLEWHVPLTDPPGPAEPTAPAEQPSGPP, encoded by the coding sequence ATGGGCGAGGACGGTGCACAGGGTCCCGGGCCGTTGCCGCGGCTGAGGCTCGACGAACTGCTCGAAGAACTTCAGGTGCGCATCGACGCCGTGCGTGGCACCCGTAACCGCCTCCAGGGTCTTCTGGAGGCGGTCCTGTCCGTGGGACAGGAGCTGAACCTGTCGCAGGTCCTGCGCCGCATCGTGGAGGCCGCGGTGGTCCTGGTCGACGCCGAGTACGGCGCGCTCGGCGTGATCGGCGAGGACCGGCGCAAGCTGTCGCAGTTCCTGCCGGTGGGCATCAGTGACGCGCTGCGCACCGAGATCGGCGATCTGCCGTCCGGGCACGGACTGCTGGGTGAGCTGATCCGGCACCCGGAGCCGCTGCGCCTGTCCGAACTCGCGGACCATCCCGCCTCGTCGGGGTTCCCGCCGCACCACCCGCCGATGCACACCTTCGTCGGCGTCCCCATCCGGGTGCGCGACGCGGTGTTCGGCAACCTGTACCTGACGGAGAAGCGCGGTGAGGGCGACTTCGACGACGAGGACCTGGCGGTCCTCCAGACGCTGGGCGCGGCGGCCGGCGTCGCCATCGAGAACGCCCGCCTGTACGAGGAGGTGCAACTGCGGGAGCGCTGGATGCGGTTGAGCGCCGAGTTCACCGGGAGCCTGCTGTCGGGCACCGAGGAGACCCAGGTGCTGCGGATGATGGTGGAGCGGGCCCGCGAGATCGCGACCGCGGACCTCGGGGTGGTGGCGCTCGTCGTCCCGGGCCGCGACGAACTGCACGAGTCGCTGGCGCTGGGCCGCAGCGCCGCCGCGCACCACGATGTGCGGCTGCCGCGTACGGGCACGTTCGCGGGGGCCGCGCTGGCCGCGGGCGAGCTCGTCACCTCGGACGACATCCGCAAGGATCCGCGGATCACGTACCAGCCCTCCCGCTGGGACGGGCTCGGCGCCGCGGTGGCGGTCCCCATCGGCACCAGGGACGGGATGCGCGGGGTGCTGATGCTGGCGCGCCGCGCCGAGGAAACACCCTTCTCGGCGGCCGAGTTGACGCCTCTGGTCAGCTTCGCCGGGCAGGCCGCGCTCGCCCTGGAGCTGGCGGAACGGCGCCGCGACGCGGAGCAGATGAGCCTCCTGGAGGACCGCGACCGCATCGCCCGCGACCTCCACGACCTGGCGATCCAGCGGCTGTTCGCGACGGGCATGACGCTCCAGAGCGCGCAGCGGTTCGTGCAGCACCCGGAGGCCGCGGAGCGTTTGATGCGGGCGGTGGACGATCTGGACACCACCATCAAGATCATCCGGTCGACCATCTTCGGCCTGCGCGAGCGCGAGGCGCCGAAGTCCGGTGCCGGGCTGCGGGTGCGCACGGTCCGGGCGGTGGAGGAGGCGGCCCAGGTCCTCGGCTTCACGCCGGCGCTGCGCATGGAGGGCCTGATCGACGTGGACGTACCCGGCGCGGTCGCCGACGACGTGCTGGCCGTGCTCGGCGAGGCCCTGACCAACGTGGCGCGGCACGCGGCCGCGTCGTCGGTCGAAGTGGCCCTCTCGGTGCGGGACAGCGCCGTGACCCTGGCCGTCGAGGACGACGGCGTGGGCATCGCGGACGCGAAGGACGGGCACCGCAGCGGCCTCGCGAACCTGGCGGCGCGGGCCACGCGGCGCGGCGGCACCCTGACCACCACGGCCCGCGACGGCGGCGGCACGCGCCTGGAGTGGCACGTGCCCCTGACCGATCCGCCCGGTCCCGCCGAGCCCACCGCCCCGGCCGAGCAGCCTTCGGGCCCGCCCTAG
- a CDS encoding PP2C family protein-serine/threonine phosphatase yields MSTRPTSAAPSPETVGTLTVSVRRLSSSGVPDGSGGDVHGAVATPFGTRLLIGDVMGKGPELSRTADTVLEAWSRLAQHQRSLEAVAVSLHSLVAHSDEPDRFVTATLVTVAPDGSAELVCCGHPPPLLLRGGGAVPAAVPAPAPPLGLLDLAHGWCAAQPIPRTAWDRMLLHTDGAGEARDGDGVFYPLAERAAELEPVPLATFTAALAADLLHHARGRLQDDATLLAVETARE; encoded by the coding sequence ATGAGCACCCGTCCGACCTCTGCCGCTCCGTCGCCGGAGACGGTCGGTACGCTGACCGTCAGCGTCCGCAGGCTGTCCTCGTCGGGCGTCCCGGACGGCTCGGGCGGCGACGTCCACGGGGCGGTCGCGACCCCGTTCGGGACCCGGCTGCTCATCGGCGACGTCATGGGCAAGGGCCCCGAACTCTCCCGCACCGCCGACACCGTGCTGGAGGCATGGAGTCGACTCGCCCAGCACCAGCGGTCGTTGGAAGCGGTCGCGGTGAGCCTGCACTCGCTCGTCGCGCACTCGGACGAACCCGACCGGTTCGTCACCGCCACGCTGGTCACCGTCGCCCCGGACGGCTCCGCCGAACTCGTCTGCTGCGGGCACCCGCCGCCACTGCTGCTGCGCGGCGGGGGCGCCGTACCGGCCGCCGTGCCCGCTCCCGCGCCGCCGCTCGGCCTGCTCGACCTGGCCCACGGCTGGTGCGCCGCGCAGCCGATACCCCGGACGGCCTGGGACCGGATGCTGCTGCACACGGACGGGGCCGGCGAGGCCCGCGACGGCGACGGCGTCTTCTACCCGCTCGCGGAGCGCGCCGCCGAGCTGGAACCCGTCCCGCTCGCCACCTTCACCGCCGCGCTCGCCGCCGATCTGCTGCACCACGCGCGGGGCCGCCTCCAGGACGACGCCACACTCCTCGCGGTGGAGACGGCGCGCGAGTAG
- a CDS encoding class I SAM-dependent methyltransferase — MAAPTFNDDVDWDGWPVDAYLAENYRQLHPSDAAVIAHHSAVYRQLEAGGVERSVEFGAGPNLYPLMLAAAVCRRIDAVEAGAANVAYLRRQSRHGPDVSWTPFHALVRDLDPRTPATPGAALAGVRVVHGDVRAIPPGRYGLASMNFVAEGVTEDFAEFTALCGRFAGCVEPGGRLVAAFMENMPTYRIGEATVWPGCPVDVPAVRSVFAPLTRELTVTRIDADPTLPDYGDSGMVLLSAVAR, encoded by the coding sequence GTGGCCGCACCGACGTTCAACGACGACGTCGACTGGGACGGCTGGCCGGTCGACGCCTACCTCGCCGAGAACTACCGGCAGCTGCACCCCTCCGACGCGGCCGTCATCGCGCACCACAGCGCGGTCTACCGGCAGCTCGAAGCGGGCGGTGTCGAGCGGTCGGTGGAGTTCGGCGCGGGACCGAACCTGTATCCGCTGATGCTGGCCGCGGCGGTGTGCCGCCGGATCGACGCGGTGGAGGCGGGCGCCGCCAACGTCGCCTATCTGAGGCGGCAGTCGCGGCACGGACCGGACGTGAGCTGGACCCCCTTCCACGCCCTCGTGCGGGACCTCGATCCGCGGACCCCGGCGACGCCCGGCGCGGCACTGGCCGGGGTCCGGGTGGTCCACGGCGACGTACGCGCGATCCCCCCGGGGCGGTACGGGCTCGCGTCGATGAACTTCGTCGCCGAGGGCGTCACGGAGGACTTCGCCGAGTTCACCGCGCTGTGCGGGCGGTTCGCGGGGTGCGTGGAGCCGGGCGGGCGCCTGGTCGCGGCGTTCATGGAGAACATGCCGACGTACCGGATCGGCGAGGCGACCGTGTGGCCGGGCTGCCCCGTCGACGTACCGGCCGTACGGTCCGTCTTCGCGCCGCTGACAAGGGAGTTGACGGTCACGCGCATCGACGCCGACCCGACCCTGCCGGACTACGGGGACTCGGGCATGGTGCTCCTGTCGGCGGTCGCGCGCTGA
- a CDS encoding DUF5133 domain-containing protein — protein sequence MLLAHPALLADRVREYETLSALDADEGGAAARRRMDDIAYSLCVATGTADVDAAVVAARHRLPGARVHDDSLITAMHRLRR from the coding sequence ATGCTGCTGGCCCACCCCGCCCTGCTGGCCGACCGTGTCCGCGAGTACGAGACGCTCAGCGCCCTGGACGCCGACGAGGGCGGCGCCGCGGCCCGGCGCCGCATGGACGACATCGCGTACTCGCTCTGCGTCGCCACCGGCACGGCCGACGTCGACGCCGCCGTCGTCGCGGCGCGCCATCGCCTCCCCGGCGCCCGCGTCCACGACGACTCCCTCATCACCGCGATGCACCGGCTGCGCCGTTGA
- a CDS encoding LysR family transcriptional regulator: protein MELQQMRYVVAVAETGGFTRAAERCLVVQSALSHQIGKLEKELGARLFERTSRRVRLTPAGEAFLPAARQALEAAERARAEVAAATGEIRGRLRLGAITTVTAVDVPGLMRAYHAAYPQVAMRLVDGMSEALLHGVREGTLDVAFLGVQPSFRTDEPGLGSRTLVVDRHVVVTAPEHPLARAVADGAAAMVPLERLADESFVDFPAGLAARAQTDEAFAAAGLRREVAFEAKGLDFVADLVRGGLGIALLPSRLVPRLPRLAVVPVRDGPVREERMVWSAARCSPAAAAFLASVGS, encoded by the coding sequence ATGGAGTTGCAGCAGATGCGGTACGTCGTCGCCGTCGCCGAGACGGGCGGGTTCACCCGGGCCGCCGAGCGCTGCCTGGTGGTGCAGTCGGCGCTGAGCCATCAGATCGGCAAGCTGGAGAAGGAGCTCGGGGCCCGGCTGTTCGAGCGGACCAGTCGGCGGGTGCGGCTGACCCCGGCGGGCGAGGCGTTCCTGCCGGCGGCGCGGCAGGCCCTGGAAGCGGCGGAACGGGCGCGGGCCGAGGTGGCGGCGGCGACCGGCGAGATCCGGGGCCGGCTACGGCTCGGGGCGATCACGACGGTCACGGCGGTGGACGTGCCGGGCCTGATGCGCGCCTATCACGCGGCGTACCCGCAGGTGGCGATGCGACTGGTGGACGGGATGAGCGAAGCGCTGCTGCACGGGGTGCGGGAGGGGACGCTCGACGTGGCGTTCCTGGGGGTGCAGCCCTCGTTCCGGACGGACGAACCGGGGCTCGGCAGCCGGACGCTGGTGGTGGACCGGCACGTGGTGGTCACGGCCCCGGAGCATCCGCTGGCCCGCGCGGTGGCGGACGGAGCGGCCGCGATGGTGCCTCTGGAGCGGCTGGCGGACGAGTCGTTCGTGGACTTCCCGGCGGGCCTCGCGGCGCGGGCACAGACCGACGAGGCCTTCGCGGCCGCCGGTCTGCGGCGCGAGGTGGCGTTCGAGGCGAAGGGGCTCGACTTCGTGGCCGACCTGGTGCGCGGCGGTCTCGGCATCGCTCTGCTGCCGTCGCGTCTGGTGCCCCGGCTGCCGCGGCTCGCGGTGGTGCCGGTGCGGGACGGCCCGGTGCGGGAGGAGCGGATGGTGTGGAGCGCGGCCCGCTGCTCCCCCGCGGCGGCCGCTTTCCTTGCCTCGGTGGGGAGTTGA
- a CDS encoding DUF4232 domain-containing protein: MRVRHVTAATAAALALTALAAPAALAGPSGAISAALPRCAENDLTVRATPSDDNDGVIKLSVRNNAAKPCLVDRVPTITYGDLDGAALPLPSMPHAGHKLGGHDTAYAAVRSLSDSDDADEQARTVMFVTVTAVPDHDGRRFQALTLGAPAGLRVWEPVTTLWQDSPARAEQVLQEEITGRGAIAA, from the coding sequence ATGCGCGTACGTCACGTCACGGCGGCCACCGCGGCCGCGCTCGCCCTGACCGCACTCGCCGCCCCCGCCGCCCTCGCGGGACCGTCCGGCGCGATCTCCGCGGCCCTGCCCCGCTGCGCCGAGAACGATCTCACGGTGCGCGCGACCCCCTCCGACGACAACGACGGCGTCATCAAGCTGAGCGTGCGCAACAACGCGGCGAAGCCCTGCCTCGTCGACCGCGTCCCGACGATCACGTACGGCGACCTCGACGGCGCGGCCCTGCCCCTGCCGTCCATGCCGCACGCGGGACACAAACTGGGCGGCCACGACACCGCGTACGCGGCGGTCCGCTCACTGTCCGACTCCGACGACGCCGACGAGCAGGCCCGCACCGTCATGTTCGTGACCGTCACCGCGGTGCCCGATCACGACGGCCGCCGGTTCCAGGCCCTGACGCTCGGCGCACCCGCCGGGCTGCGGGTGTGGGAGCCGGTGACGACGCTGTGGCAGGACAGCCCGGCACGGGCCGAGCAGGTGCTCCAGGAGGAGATCACGGGCCGGGGCGCGATCGCCGCGTAG
- a CDS encoding MFS transporter: MTQLTGPTRTTPQPHTGVEPRRGLLLLLAVATGLSCAGNYVAQPLLDLISRELHLGSVLTGLLVTASQAGYALGLMLLVPLGDVVDRRRLAVTLFSATALFLAVSALAPSGPVLLASTVLTALASVGAQVVVAHAASLATAENRGRAVALVMSGVLLGGLLARTAAGGLSELGGWRTPYAVLAVLMAAAALTLHRRLPRLPVMADLRYPALLRSTLVLLREEPVLRRRALLGALSLASYSTQLTALTFLLSGAPFRWSAPAIGLFGLVGAVGVLTMTFAARLSDRGHVRAVTRGATVLLLAGWLTLLAGERSLLWLAVGVVALNIGQQAVLNSSQTVIYGLRPEARNRVNSAFSTSFFLGGTVGSALASVVWAAAGWPGVCALGAACAAGAVVVALGERAHA, from the coding sequence ATGACCCAGCTGACCGGACCGACCCGGACAACACCCCAGCCGCACACGGGCGTCGAGCCGCGCCGTGGGCTGCTCCTCCTCCTGGCCGTCGCCACCGGCCTGTCCTGCGCGGGCAACTACGTGGCCCAGCCGCTCCTCGACCTCATCTCCCGCGAGCTCCACCTGGGCAGCGTGCTCACCGGCCTGCTCGTCACCGCCTCGCAGGCCGGGTACGCGCTGGGCCTGATGCTCCTCGTCCCGCTCGGCGACGTCGTCGACCGCCGCCGCCTCGCGGTCACCCTCTTCTCGGCCACGGCCCTCTTCCTCGCCGTGTCGGCCCTCGCCCCCAGTGGTCCGGTCCTCCTCGCGAGCACGGTCCTCACCGCCCTCGCCTCCGTCGGCGCGCAGGTCGTCGTCGCGCACGCCGCGAGCCTCGCCACCGCCGAGAACCGGGGCCGTGCCGTCGCCCTCGTCATGTCGGGCGTCCTGCTCGGCGGCCTGCTGGCCCGCACCGCGGCGGGCGGTCTGTCCGAACTCGGCGGCTGGCGCACCCCGTACGCGGTCCTCGCCGTCCTCATGGCCGCCGCCGCCCTCACCCTCCACCGCCGTCTCCCGCGGCTGCCGGTCATGGCCGACCTGCGCTACCCGGCCCTCCTGCGCTCCACGCTCGTCCTGCTGCGCGAGGAGCCGGTGCTGCGCCGCCGCGCGCTGCTCGGCGCCCTGTCGCTGGCCTCGTACAGCACGCAACTCACCGCGCTCACCTTCCTGTTGAGCGGCGCTCCGTTCCGCTGGTCGGCACCGGCGATCGGTCTGTTCGGGCTCGTCGGCGCCGTCGGGGTGCTGACGATGACGTTCGCGGCGCGGCTCAGCGACCGGGGGCACGTGCGAGCGGTCACCCGCGGTGCGACGGTCCTGCTCCTGGCCGGCTGGCTCACCCTGCTCGCGGGGGAGCGCTCCCTGCTCTGGCTCGCGGTCGGCGTCGTCGCCCTGAACATCGGCCAGCAGGCCGTCCTCAACAGCAGCCAGACCGTCATCTACGGGCTGCGGCCCGAGGCCCGCAACCGCGTCAACTCCGCGTTCAGCACCAGCTTCTTCCTCGGCGGCACCGTCGGCTCCGCCCTCGCCTCGGTGGTCTGGGCGGCGGCCGGCTGGCCCGGCGTCTGCGCCCTCGGCGCGGCCTGCGCGGCGGGCGCCGTCGTGGTGGCGCTGGGCGAGCGCGCACACGCCTGA
- a CDS encoding ATP-binding protein has product MNRSSGRRMSGELPAEATSFVGRRRELTQLADMLRRARLVTLTGPGGVGKTRTAVRAAHELRDAFPSGVHLVELSALTDPQLLTNTVATALDLPEQTARPALEVIADYLEDKELLLLLDTCEHLVDACAMLCDELLRAAPGVRIVATSRQPLDVAGEHVLAIGPLSVPDPAYGGDGRDCDALALFADRASAAVPGFTVGDDNRADVLALCRRLDGIPLAIELAVSRLRVLSLEEMLTRLDDRFRLLTGGRRTSVPRHQTLRTAIGWSHDLSTPAERLLWARLSVFAGELSLQAAEAVCADQDESGDGGELPGDDVLTALIGLVEKSVVVRVETPEGTRYRMLDTIREFGLDRLAALGDEDRARRRHLAYFLDVAHSFDEEWTGDSQIPLLRALVRDRANVRGALEYCVASPAHHCRGLEMATALWGYWHACGLLTEGRYWLRRTLEGCRDETPVRVKALWLTSWYMDLQGERGDNEDLLKEAERIAARIDDKSGAAWTLAFQAHRRYFLGRMEDCAADFEEARSQMAVLGDDTGLRMLGFFGGFMLILAGDHEKGIGWCDDSLARGAAHPAEQWTRGWALWVKSVGLWLMGDHEAAVECAREGIRSKAVLHDLMGLAQFAEGLAWHAARLRHFERVAVLQGAADALWRRSAKEARFGIPVLHALHHEAAAQARSALGADGYHDSFEEGGGLPLDVVVDLALTDDSSLAPDVPPQRSGPDDGLTPRERQVAAHVSAGLTNREIAAKLVVSKRTVDSHVEHILTKLGFTSRAQIAALHDRTAADAPVPPAEV; this is encoded by the coding sequence ATGAACCGCAGTTCCGGCCGCCGCATGTCAGGTGAACTGCCCGCCGAGGCGACCAGTTTCGTCGGGCGGCGCCGCGAGCTGACGCAGTTGGCCGACATGTTGCGCCGGGCCCGCCTCGTCACGCTCACCGGGCCCGGCGGCGTCGGCAAGACGCGGACGGCGGTACGCGCGGCGCACGAGCTGCGCGACGCGTTCCCGTCCGGGGTGCATCTGGTGGAGCTGTCCGCGCTCACCGATCCGCAATTGCTCACGAACACGGTCGCCACGGCGCTCGACCTGCCGGAGCAGACCGCGCGGCCCGCCCTGGAGGTGATCGCCGACTATCTGGAGGACAAGGAGCTCCTGCTGCTGCTCGACACGTGCGAGCACCTGGTCGACGCGTGCGCGATGCTCTGCGACGAACTGCTGCGCGCCGCACCCGGGGTGCGCATCGTGGCGACGAGCAGGCAGCCGCTGGACGTGGCCGGCGAGCACGTCCTGGCGATCGGTCCGCTCAGCGTGCCCGATCCCGCGTACGGGGGTGACGGGCGGGACTGCGACGCGCTCGCCCTGTTCGCGGACCGGGCGTCGGCGGCGGTTCCCGGGTTCACGGTCGGCGACGACAACCGGGCCGATGTGCTGGCGCTGTGCCGTCGCCTCGACGGGATTCCACTCGCGATCGAACTCGCGGTCTCGCGTCTGCGGGTGCTGTCCCTGGAGGAGATGCTGACCCGGCTCGACGACCGGTTCCGGCTGCTCACCGGCGGTCGGCGCACCTCGGTGCCACGGCATCAGACACTGCGCACGGCGATCGGCTGGAGCCACGATCTGTCGACACCGGCGGAGCGGCTGCTGTGGGCCCGGCTGTCCGTCTTCGCCGGGGAGCTGAGTCTTCAGGCGGCCGAGGCGGTGTGCGCCGACCAGGACGAGTCCGGCGACGGGGGCGAGCTACCGGGCGACGACGTGCTGACCGCGCTGATCGGCCTGGTCGAGAAGTCGGTCGTGGTCCGGGTCGAGACCCCGGAGGGCACCCGCTACCGGATGCTCGACACGATCCGGGAGTTCGGTCTCGACCGGCTCGCGGCGCTCGGCGACGAGGATCGCGCCCGGCGCCGCCACCTCGCGTACTTCCTGGACGTGGCCCACTCCTTCGACGAGGAGTGGACGGGCGACTCGCAGATCCCGCTGCTGCGTGCCCTCGTCCGCGACCGGGCCAATGTGCGGGGCGCCCTGGAGTACTGCGTGGCCTCGCCCGCGCACCACTGCCGGGGCCTGGAGATGGCGACGGCCCTGTGGGGCTACTGGCACGCGTGCGGGCTGCTCACCGAGGGCCGCTACTGGCTGCGGCGCACCCTGGAGGGCTGCCGTGACGAGACGCCCGTACGCGTGAAGGCCCTTTGGCTGACGAGCTGGTACATGGACCTCCAGGGCGAACGCGGCGACAACGAGGACCTGTTGAAGGAGGCCGAGCGGATCGCCGCGCGGATCGACGACAAGTCCGGTGCCGCGTGGACGCTCGCCTTCCAGGCGCACCGCCGGTACTTCCTGGGCCGCATGGAGGACTGCGCCGCCGACTTCGAGGAGGCCCGGTCGCAGATGGCGGTCCTCGGCGACGACACAGGGCTGCGGATGCTCGGTTTCTTCGGCGGGTTCATGCTGATCCTGGCCGGTGACCACGAGAAGGGCATCGGCTGGTGCGACGACTCGCTGGCCCGGGGCGCCGCACATCCCGCCGAGCAGTGGACGCGGGGCTGGGCGCTGTGGGTCAAGAGCGTCGGCCTGTGGCTGATGGGCGATCACGAGGCGGCCGTGGAGTGCGCCCGGGAGGGCATCCGCAGCAAGGCGGTACTGCACGACCTGATGGGGCTCGCCCAGTTCGCGGAGGGTCTGGCCTGGCACGCGGCCCGGTTGCGGCACTTCGAACGGGTCGCGGTGCTCCAGGGCGCCGCGGACGCCCTGTGGCGCAGGTCGGCGAAGGAGGCCAGGTTCGGCATCCCCGTCCTGCACGCACTGCACCACGAGGCGGCGGCGCAGGCCCGTTCCGCGCTGGGCGCCGACGGGTACCACGACTCGTTCGAGGAGGGCGGCGGGCTGCCGCTGGACGTGGTGGTCGACCTGGCGCTCACCGACGACTCCTCGCTCGCCCCCGACGTCCCGCCGCAGCGCTCCGGCCCCGACGACGGACTGACGCCCCGCGAGCGCCAGGTCGCCGCACACGTGAGCGCGGGCCTGACGAACCGGGAGATCGCGGCGAAGCTCGTCGTGTCGAAGCGGACGGTCGACTCCCATGTGGAGCACATCCTCACCAAGCTCGGCTTCACCTCGCGTGCTCAGATCGCCGCCCTGCACGACAGGACCGCGGCGGACGCCCCCGTTCCGCCAGCTGAGGTGTGA
- a CDS encoding glycoside hydrolase family 15 protein gives MKPRGEDLDDHALLGDLETAALIGRDGSVDWLCLPRFDSPAACAALLGDADNGFWRLAPRGADRCNRRAYRPDTLVLDTVWETPQGAVRITDFMPPRAAHPCLVRRVEGLRGAVPVRGVLRLRFHQGRIVPWLRRVGPCTVAVAGPDAVWVRSEGPGDETLDAATGTSTLDATVTAGQSCAVTLVWAPSHRTEPPAELSVPAQTLLKETVGFWRRWVAHCTYQGPWRPAVVRSLLTWKALTHAPTGAVLSAPTTSVPYGTEGEHDGDGRVCRLDGFGGSLATLLRCGLRAEASARVEWLLRTLAGEPGSTLRSVYGIAGERGLLPTDRPRLDAYAEVLDALHLALRARLPVPRLDSGRFAAELTRAVERAWREEGPQAAGHADALAWVALDRGRRIAGLLGRADATDPGLPAAVRARSGSGGDHALPDPAYLVLPRLGLLPYTDPRVRAVLDAPPQEPAPRVADALHRARALADAGRGAEAEAVFARVLDARNDVGLLAERWDPRTGRRLGNAPGTASHLALVDTALALIPQVKSGAPSAP, from the coding sequence ATGAAACCTCGCGGCGAGGACCTCGACGACCACGCCCTCCTCGGGGACCTGGAAACTGCCGCGCTGATCGGCAGGGACGGGTCCGTCGACTGGCTGTGCCTGCCCCGCTTCGACTCGCCCGCCGCCTGCGCCGCCCTCCTCGGCGACGCTGACAACGGCTTCTGGCGCCTCGCCCCGCGCGGCGCCGACCGCTGCAACCGCCGCGCCTACCGACCCGACACCCTGGTACTCGACACCGTCTGGGAGACGCCGCAGGGTGCCGTGCGGATCACCGATTTCATGCCACCACGCGCCGCCCACCCCTGTCTCGTGCGGCGGGTCGAGGGGCTGCGGGGAGCCGTGCCGGTCCGAGGCGTCCTGCGCCTGCGCTTCCACCAGGGGCGGATCGTGCCCTGGCTGCGGCGGGTCGGGCCGTGCACGGTCGCCGTCGCGGGGCCCGACGCGGTCTGGGTGCGCAGCGAGGGGCCGGGCGACGAGACGCTCGATGCCGCCACCGGCACCTCGACCCTCGACGCCACCGTCACGGCGGGCCAGAGCTGCGCCGTCACCCTGGTCTGGGCGCCCTCGCACCGCACCGAACCGCCCGCCGAGCTGTCCGTCCCCGCCCAGACACTCCTGAAGGAGACCGTCGGGTTCTGGCGCCGCTGGGTCGCGCACTGCACGTACCAGGGCCCCTGGCGGCCCGCCGTCGTGCGCTCCCTGCTGACGTGGAAAGCCCTCACCCACGCCCCGACCGGCGCGGTGCTCTCCGCGCCGACGACCTCGGTGCCGTACGGCACCGAAGGCGAGCACGACGGCGACGGTCGCGTCTGCCGTCTCGACGGCTTCGGCGGGAGCCTCGCCACCCTGCTCCGCTGCGGCCTGCGCGCCGAGGCGAGCGCGCGTGTGGAGTGGCTGCTGCGCACGCTGGCCGGAGAGCCGGGCAGCACGCTGCGGAGCGTGTACGGCATCGCGGGCGAGCGGGGCCTGCTGCCGACGGACCGCCCCCGACTCGACGCGTACGCGGAAGTCCTCGACGCCCTCCACCTGGCGCTGCGCGCACGGCTACCGGTGCCCCGGCTCGACTCGGGCCGGTTCGCGGCGGAGCTGACCCGGGCGGTGGAGCGGGCCTGGCGGGAGGAGGGGCCGCAGGCCGCGGGGCATGCGGACGCGCTGGCCTGGGTGGCGCTCGACCGGGGGCGGCGGATCGCCGGGCTGCTCGGGCGGGCCGACGCCACGGATCCCGGGCTGCCCGCGGCGGTCCGGGCCCGATCCGGGAGCGGCGGGGACCATGCGCTCCCGGACCCCGCCTACCTCGTACTGCCGCGACTCGGCCTCCTTCCGTACACGGATCCGCGCGTGCGCGCCGTCCTCGACGCGCCGCCGCAGGAGCCCGCGCCGCGGGTCGCCGACGCGCTGCACCGCGCCCGCGCCCTCGCGGACGCGGGCCGCGGCGCAGAAGCGGAGGCGGTCTTCGCGCGGGTCCTCGACGCCCGGAACGACGTGGGCCTGCTCGCCGAACGCTGGGACCCGCGCACCGGACGGCGGCTCGGCAACGCCCCGGGCACGGCGAGCCACCTCGCCCTCGTCGACACGGCGCTCGCGCTGATCCCTCAGGTGAAGTCGGGCGCCCCCAGCGCCCCGTAG